The nucleotide window ttttttcctgcaaacattgaacttaagattaacattaatcaaattactagtattcttcactagatgtcaccctcttttttgccttgcgcgatgttaccaaggagcgtgtcattctttcattcagtgttTAAAATGGTGGTTTTAGGTGCTTCATTGAcattgatgccaccttcacataaaaagtaagaggtatggaagcattttagatttcgcaagcaagacgacaacgacagtgttgtggcttttaatttctttttattaattacccacttgaaTCTAAAATTgtatcgagaatcgaaatcgaatcgatttgatagcttgtgaatcgaaattgaatcgatctggaacatctgaatcgatacccagccctaatgtaGATGCAGATCTTTTTGACAGCATTGTCGTGCTTATGTGAAATATTGTTgacgtgtaaacatagcctaatACTGCAACAGTCCAAAATGGACATCACAGCTCTATAATCTATTGCATTATGGTGCTTTTGTGATTTGCTCATTGTCTGTCTTTATGTCTTCCATGAAGAAAGATTTGTGTATGAGCTTATAATGTCATACCGATAAATGATGAGAGAATTAAGAACTATCCAATTCATTAAATTGATAACATGTGACCATTTGTTATGAGACAAAGCTTTACATGACTAGAACATTGAAAGAAATCCTCATGGAGTCCATCATCTTATCTGTTTCTTTTTTTCTAGAACATGGTGAAGCAGAAAGCCATGCGTGTCCTTAAACAGAAGAGAATGTAAGTTCAGTTATAATCTTATATATTTTCAtcttattatattaatattctATGGTCAATGCTCCTTTATGGGGTTTTCTTTGGTTTAACGTCTGTAATGTAAATGCATGTACACATACATCACCTAAATTGTGGCATAATAAACTTGTGTGTACCTCAAAGAGACAATCTAGCTTCTCCATAGCAGCGTAACGTAAATGTAATCATTTTATTGTTCTTGTGGTGTCATTGATTTGCTTCACTGCTTGCTAGTGATTATTATTGATGTACAACACTGAGGAAAACTGTTGTGTGTTCAGGTATGAAGGGCAGAAAGATCAGTTAATGCAGCAGTCATTTAACATGGAACAGGCTAACTACACCATCCAAACACTGAAAGACACAAAAACAACGGTAAGTGTATCATCACGGACAGCTTTCATTCATAAACACACATTGTTTTCCCTCATTTGCATATGCACGAAGAATAACCTTGTGtttgtgttcatgtgttttcaAACAGGTGGATGCAATGAAAGTTGGAgccaaagaaatgaagaaagctTACAAGAATGTTAAAATTGATAAGATTGAGGTAAGATTCTTTCAAGTCCTTAAATCTAACAGTATGATAAAATTTGTGCTGTAAGTACAGATTGAAGAATTATATGTGTGCTCTTTATGGTCCAGGATCTACAGGATCAGCTGGAGGACATGATGGAAGACGCAAATGAAGTTCAAGAGGCTCTCAGTCGCAGTTATGGGACACCAGACATCGATGAAGATGACCTGGCGGCCGGTTAGTAACATAAGCCTTGCTGCAGTTTTGTATTCTTGtgtgttgttttattgttaCTGTGGGTTTAGTACAACATCATAATATTGGTTTGTTTGCTTCATTAGAGCTGGATGCGCTTGGCAATGAGCTCTTATTGGATGATGATAACTCGTATTTGGATGAAGCCTCCTCAGCTCCAGCTATACCTGAGGGTGTGCCAGGAGATAGGAGTACTAACCGGGTGAGCAATCATAACTCGGCTCTTTTGGTTTATGTGGTGTATTACAATTTAAAAGAAGTAATTCAAACAACCCAAAACAAAGCTATGATGGGACAGTCAGTGTGCATATTTTGTGAAATATCCTTTATGTAAAACTTTTTTATCAATAAATGTAGAATGCAACCAGAACACACAGTGAAAGTTAACATGTTTTATACAATTATACAAGCCTGATTTATACCTCTGCGTCTGACCCACGTCGTAcccagtggcgtgtttaccattttgggggccctaagcaaagtcAGTCCAAGGACCTAAGGTCCCCCATGCCCCAACATTGCAAGGTTTTCCTTAAAAACACTAATATTGAATATATAGAATTAAGTTAGACATATATAAActggatttattttattttaaactgcttaacataacacaaaattgttacagtttggtataagacaaaaagacaaaaattcttggtttgaaaaataaaaatagtagaTTTTGTAAATTGTAGGACTTTACTGGTTttaggaagtttttattacatactgctGACGCTCAATGACATGATATGAAGAGTTAAAGTTAAAGTCTCTtgggggctgtttacacttggtattaagatgtgttttcatcaatctgatcacaagtggacgagagagacacattacgtttacacctggtatttaaatccgtctcttttgtccactttcgaacGCTTCTGTCCttaatactgtgaggggacggtccgtaagacggtgggcgagtctctctgctgtcattcaaacgcgagcgggagtaattgtgagtttatatggatgcaaactaatattatgtcagagtccactgcttgtttagcaagtatacatgctgcacagtgttttgtacgtttatatcttggagctttctctgaattttcagcgcaattgatgaagtaggatcgcgcaactttcacgctttcaaaacgaaactacggagatcagccgctttagttttatcaataaaaggctaaaaatagcgctgttcaccgtatgttcacgccagaactcaaaaaagacgtaaaacttgtgtttaatacctcagattagataaatgggcggagagaaagcggtcgcgtgtggctgttcgaacacattcaaccacatttgcggtccgcaactccaaagcgatccgatcgaaagaggtttcgactacctctggatgtggttgaaagtggtcgaaagtggacgcgttcaaaacgttttgaacaccgtttacacctggcattaacgtcgtccacttgtgatccgatcgacgaaaacgcatgttactgccaagtgtaaacagcctcttgtTCTCAGTGCTTGTGCATTCAGCAAGATACCCAGGATCGCCGTCGCTGTGTCTTTCTCATGCGCTGCATGGTGTTCAggatgtcttgattttaaatgataaatgaaacTTGTAATGCTGTATGTTTTTGCGGCTTTctctaaaactttaaaatgctttacCAACACGCCATCAAAGACCTCATTGTTCGGTAAAATCTATTCGGCGTTTCCACGTGTTCAGCCAAACAccaaaaattagttttttgctatttttggcCAAAAAATTTTGGTTGACGAACATTTGGTGAATCCCTAGTATATATTCAGCTTTGAGTAAGTGAAGAGTTTGGTcccaaaataaatatataataaatccttttggactaatttgggtaaaaacgtgttttctataccaagaaagtgaaaagatgaaaaccactattttctgtaacaatctttcacatagcatctttaggttataataccactaaaaattcaaatccataattagattttcaaagatttattataaaaactgcaGTGTGCaccgcaaaatgcaataaagtttttttttaaatgctataattctattgaatcaatatataaatgttatattcatttagttgactagtggtatatacggattaaaaaataaacattaatggcattaatcaaaacacttactttgtcatattaagaacactgtcattgctgctgtcatccctgggacgtcgtcgctgaacttttttgacagcgatcagttataaaatgttttggtcctgctcgattttcatttcctttgcataaaataatgtatagtttttcataagatctgctggggtcaatgtgtta belongs to Paramisgurnus dabryanus chromosome 2, PD_genome_1.1, whole genome shotgun sequence and includes:
- the chmp5b gene encoding charged multivesicular body protein 5; translated protein: MNRIFGRGKAKGPPPNLSDCISTVDSRAESVDKKIARLDAELMKYKDQMKKMRDGPSKNMVKQKAMRVLKQKRMYEGQKDQLMQQSFNMEQANYTIQTLKDTKTTVDAMKVGAKEMKKAYKNVKIDKIEDLQDQLEDMMEDANEVQEALSRSYGTPDIDEDDLAAELDALGNELLLDDDNSYLDEASSAPAIPEGVPGDRSTNRDGVLVDEFGLPQIPAT